The DNA region CACGGGGATAGAGGTTTCCACCCGGGTCGATATATTGTTCTCCACCTGCTCATAGCTTTTCTCAAGTGGCTGGGCATTTCCGTAATCACTTGTTGTGACAATGCCTGCTTCTCCGCCGGTAAATGGCATTGAGTCCGTTCCAAGTGAGCGTATTGCTCCACTTATGATCGGCACTGCCAGACGTTCTCCGTATGATGAGATGTAATCAATGGAACGTGGTGTCAGCTCACCGAGATAACAGATTCCGATAAGTGCTTTTTCAAGTTCATCTATACGGCTGTCGATGGTTTCGATAACATCATCAGCGATCCTCTCATCATCAATTGCATGACCAATAGCATCATAGTGCTTTTTGGCAAGTTCCGTCATGAACTCCTTTATCTGGGCTACCTTCCCTTTTTGTGATGCTTCAGCTGCGTTGGTGAGCAGTCCGTCAGTAACGCCTCCGAGGGCAGAAGTTATGGCAACTACCTGATCTCCGGCATCTCTGTAACTGATCAAAAGCTGTGCAACATGACGTATCTTCTTCCCATCAGCAATGGATGTACCGCCAAATTTCATTACATATCTCATAGTCTGATCACGTTCTGTATTAGGCTTGATTTGGAATGTGGCTATAAACACGGCAGTGTAATATAAAGATTATGAACGATGAACCAATGTATCTATTTTCTCTCTGTGAAAATGAAAAGAAAGAGTTGATCAGCTAAACTCTCTCTTGAAGAAGAATGCGGTAAGTGCAAGAAGGAAGGCGACTACAATATATGTGAATGCAGTGGACTTTGTTACGTCTTCAACTGAGTCGGAAAATTCGCTGCTGGTATTCTCGGTATTCTGGATGATATCATCAACCTGGTCCGGTACGGAGATTTCCTCTTCGGACACATTATCCTCGGTCGAACTCTCTCCGTCAACTGTGAATGAGGTTTCTTTTGAAGAGATGCTGCCATCCGTTGAAACGGTTTCAATCATCACTTCATGAGTTCCCTTATCCAGCTCTTCGGTGATTGTCTGGTAGGTTCCTGCATCCACATCATTGCGGACGTCTATGCTGTCCTCATCAAGAGATATCGTTACTTTGGCTGCATCATTTCCAAGTTCGTAGGAAATGATAGCTTTTTCACCCTCTCTGACAACGTTTCCTGATAATCCCTGGATGCTGATCTCAACATTACTCTCAACTTCCACATCTTCCCTTTGTGAGATCTCTTTCAGGAATAGTATGTGTGATTCACTGCTTTCAAAAAAGTCATAAACATTTGCAATGAAGATCGTACGGATTTCTCCGTCTACGTTCTTGTAGTAGCTGAAAATATCCCCTGGTTCCATTTCCTTTACTTCTTTTACCACATGATCGTTCTTTTTCAGTGTTACTGTAATGGTCTCTTCATCCACATCAAGGTCTGATGCTGAGAGTGTGTAGCCTTCTTCCAGGTCCATCTCCTCGCCTATGTTCACTGAATCCGATTGGTCATATATCAGGAAATCCTTTATGTCCCTTGTAGGGTCCCTGAATTGCTCTATTCTTATTTTTGTAGCTGTATCCGTTCCACTGGTGACGAGTTCTTTTGGAGTGACCCGGAAGATAAGGTATTCTTCATCCTCATCGTCATTATCCTCTGCTTCAATGGTCAGTATGTATTCAAAAGGATCGTTTTCCTTTCCAGATCCTTCTCCATCTTCGACAATTTTTCCATTGTGGCGTATTTCTACCCAGACATCCCCGTTGTCCTCATTTATATCAACTATCTCAAGGGTATATCCCTGGGCCAATGATAGTTTTGTGTCTCGTTCCGCCACACTATCTGAATAATGTATTATCGGTTCGCTCGGATCAAGGGATGCTGCCGGTGTTGCTGCAAAGAGCATGACAAATATTGCTAGAAGTACAAAATATATATATTTCATTAAACCTCACCATTCACGAAGCACATTTAAACATTGTTGAAATGAGCATATTGTCTTTATAGTTTTGTCGATACCTTCATTTGAAGGTTCGTGTTTATTACAAAAAGAGGTGT from Methanococcoides methylutens includes:
- a CDS encoding S-layer protein domain-containing protein produces the protein MKYIYFVLLAIFVMLFAATPAASLDPSEPIIHYSDSVAERDTKLSLAQGYTLEIVDINEDNGDVWVEIRHNGKIVEDGEGSGKENDPFEYILTIEAEDNDDEDEEYLIFRVTPKELVTSGTDTATKIRIEQFRDPTRDIKDFLIYDQSDSVNIGEEMDLEEGYTLSASDLDVDEETITVTLKKNDHVVKEVKEMEPGDIFSYYKNVDGEIRTIFIANVYDFFESSESHILFLKEISQREDVEVESNVEISIQGLSGNVVREGEKAIISYELGNDAAKVTISLDEDSIDVRNDVDAGTYQTITEELDKGTHEVMIETVSTDGSISSKETSFTVDGESSTEDNVSEEEISVPDQVDDIIQNTENTSSEFSDSVEDVTKSTAFTYIVVAFLLALTAFFFKREFS